The genomic region AGAAACTTGGCCAGCGTGTTTTGTGGCAGGTGGAAGCTTTGCTATTGTGCAGTTTATCACTGCCACACAGCTTGGACCAGAGCTACCAGATATTGCATCAGCAGTTGTTTCAATTGCGTGTGTGGCGATATTCTTACGCTTTTGGAAACCAAAAAATGTTTTCAAATTTGATGAAGAAGTCGGTGGCAACACAAAACTTGAAGTTAAAAAACATTCTGTAAAAGAAATTGTTTTAGCGTGGATGCCTTTTGTTATCCTTATTGCGGTGATTATTGTTTGGACACAACCTTGGTTTAAAGCGCTTTTTGCTGCTGGAGGACCTTTGAGTGCGCTTGTGTTGAAGTTTAACTTCAGCGATTTGGCAAATATTATCCAAACAACGCCTGTTGTAACGGAAAATAAAGCAGTGAAATCAGTCTTTGAAATCCCGCTTATTAATACTGTTGGGACATCGATTCTTATCGTTGCACTCATCACAATGGTGATGCTTAAAGTTAAGGTTTCCACAGCTGTGAGTACTTTTGGTGAGACACTCAATGAGATGAAATTCGCAATACTCACAATCTCGCTTGTTGTGGGCTTTGCATATGTTTCAAATTATAGTGGTATTTCAGCTACACTTGCGCTTGCACTTGCAGAAACAGGCAATGCGTTTGCGTTCTTCTCACCTATTGTTGGCTGGATTGGCGTGTTCTTAACAGGAAGCGATACAAGCTCAAACTTGCTCTTTGGGTCTTTGCAACAACTTACAGCGCGTCAGCTTGACATACCAGAAGTGTTATTCCTCGCAGCAAACTCTGTTGGCGGTGTGGTAGGAAAGATGATAAGCCCACAAAGTATCGCTATCGCATGCGCGGCAGTTGGCTTGGTTGGCAAAGAATCCGACCTTTTCAAATACACGGTGAAATATTCTGTTCTATTTGTCATAGGCATTGGTATCTTTACTTACCTCATTGCCTTCCATCTTACTTGGATTATCCCTTCATAAAAGGGATTTTCTAGCAAAAGAGAATCTGCGAAGATTCTCTTTTATCTTTCTATATTCTTAAAAAAATTAATCAATAGAATCCAAAAATTTACTCTCTATATTTTTTTACTCGTGCAGATAAACTTGAAAGCGACTTCTTTTTGTGTCAAAAGATTCTCAAATTCTGTGCTTAAAAGCAGAATCTCTTCTTTGCTAAAGTCTTCTCTTGTGCTTTCAAGGTAGATTGCTAATGTGCAGTCGTGGGAGTATTCTCTCGGGGCTGGGCAATGCTCAAAAACAAGCCCAAACTTCGCAAAGCTCGGGCTTGCGAGTGCTCTACTTGCGACAAATGCCGCGCTTGTGGTTGAGAAAATAAGGTAACCTTGAAAAATCATTGCGCCCCTAGCCCTAGAATGTAGAAATTTATTAATTTTTGTGAGATTTTACAAAAGATTCTCTATTTTGCTTTCCATATTGTGTGAAATTCTAACTTCACGCTATTGCTATTCATCGCGCTTCCTTTAATCTCAAAATCCTTGATATTTAGCTCTCCGCGCAAAATAAGCTCTAACTCTTGGCTGTTTTGTAGCTCTGTTGTGAGTTCAAGCTCTTTTTGCACCCCATGTAAATCAAGCACTACCCTCATCGTGCCTAGAATCTTGTTATCTTTTTGCTCTTTTGTCTCATAATTTAGCATTTTTAAATGCGCTTGCTTAAAGTTTGCTGTATCAAGAAAATCTTTTTCTTTCAAATGTTTATCGCGCCCCTTGCTATTACTAAAAACAGATTCTAGCTCGACTACGCCTTCAAGCGCAAGGATTGTGCTTTTATCTAAGCACAAATTTCCTGCAAATTTCTTAAACTCGCCACTAACGCCAATAAAGCCAAGCTTTTTCACATAAAAAGCGATCTTAGAATCTTGCTGTTTGATATCATAGCTCTCCGCGCCAAATACGCTACTCACGCCAAAAATTAACCAAAATGCTACGCCTACTAAAAATGATTTTTGAAAAAAATTCATACTTGCTCCTTAAAAAGTTAGTGAAGTCCCAAGTAGATTTTTTGCAAAACTGCCTTTA from Helicobacter himalayensis harbors:
- a CDS encoding putative Se/S carrier-like protein, producing the protein MIFQGYLIFSTTSAAFVASRALASPSFAKFGLVFEHCPAPREYSHDCTLAIYLESTREDFSKEEILLLSTEFENLLTQKEVAFKFICTSKKI
- a CDS encoding YceI family protein, which gives rise to MNFFQKSFLVGVAFWLIFGVSSVFGAESYDIKQQDSKIAFYVKKLGFIGVSGEFKKFAGNLCLDKSTILALEGVVELESVFSNSKGRDKHLKEKDFLDTANFKQAHLKMLNYETKEQKDNKILGTMRVVLDLHGVQKELELTTELQNSQELELILRGELNIKDFEIKGSAMNSNSVKLEFHTIWKAK
- a CDS encoding lactate permease LctP family transporter codes for the protein MEWVQNYYPFENIWLSAFVAFLPILVFFVSLVVFKLKGHTAGFLTVVSAAVIAVAVYGMPIDKMAWSFVYGALYGFWPIAWIIIAAIFLYKLTVKSGYFDILRESIIAITPDQRLQVILIGFCFGAFLEGAIGFGGPVAITAALLVGLGLRPLYAAGLCMIANTAPVAFGAVGIPITAMAGAVQVEALKISAMAGHMLPPLSLFIPFFLVFLMNGFKGVKETWPACFVAGGSFAIVQFITATQLGPELPDIASAVVSIACVAIFLRFWKPKNVFKFDEEVGGNTKLEVKKHSVKEIVLAWMPFVILIAVIIVWTQPWFKALFAAGGPLSALVLKFNFSDLANIIQTTPVVTENKAVKSVFEIPLINTVGTSILIVALITMVMLKVKVSTAVSTFGETLNEMKFAILTISLVVGFAYVSNYSGISATLALALAETGNAFAFFSPIVGWIGVFLTGSDTSSNLLFGSLQQLTARQLDIPEVLFLAANSVGGVVGKMISPQSIAIACAAVGLVGKESDLFKYTVKYSVLFVIGIGIFTYLIAFHLTWIIPS